One window of the Paenibacillus beijingensis genome contains the following:
- a CDS encoding pyridoxal phosphate-dependent aminotransferase has product MDAQKTNISIEPAERMTGLPTQFFAKLVGKANAQAAKGRDVINLGQGNPDTPTPPHIVQAMQEASANPLYHRYPPFRGFPFLKEAVAKRYLDDYGVKLDPETEVAILFGGKTGLIEISQCLLNPGDLCLVPDPGYPDYWSGVALAGGRMTYMPLLESNGFLPDYSSVSPEDAKAAKLMFINYPNNPTGAVADASFYADTVAFAEKNNIVVASDFAYGAIGFDGRKPFSFLQTPGAKEVGVEFYTLSKTYNMAGWRVGFALGNAKIISLINLIQDHYYCSLFGGIQEAAATALIGPQQCVAELNDKYESRREAVYGALSEIGWKAARPGGSFFCWLPVPKGWKSEPFADTLLEKADVVVAPGVGFGSHGEGYVRLGLLSDEARLVEAVQRIGRLGLFG; this is encoded by the coding sequence ATGGACGCACAGAAAACAAATATCAGCATTGAGCCGGCGGAACGGATGACCGGACTTCCGACCCAATTTTTCGCCAAACTGGTCGGCAAAGCGAATGCCCAGGCCGCCAAAGGACGCGATGTCATCAACCTTGGGCAAGGCAATCCCGATACGCCGACTCCGCCGCATATCGTGCAGGCGATGCAGGAAGCTTCGGCCAATCCGCTTTATCACCGGTACCCGCCTTTCAGAGGATTCCCTTTCCTTAAAGAAGCGGTCGCCAAACGTTATTTGGACGATTATGGAGTGAAGCTTGACCCTGAAACCGAAGTCGCGATTCTGTTCGGCGGCAAAACCGGTCTGATTGAAATAAGCCAGTGCCTGCTCAATCCCGGCGATTTGTGCCTTGTGCCTGACCCGGGCTACCCGGATTACTGGTCGGGCGTCGCGCTCGCCGGCGGGCGGATGACGTATATGCCGCTATTGGAGAGTAACGGCTTTCTTCCGGATTACAGCTCGGTCTCTCCTGAAGATGCGAAAGCAGCCAAGCTGATGTTCATTAATTACCCGAACAACCCGACCGGCGCCGTGGCGGACGCTTCCTTTTATGCGGATACCGTCGCTTTTGCCGAGAAAAACAACATTGTCGTCGCCAGCGATTTCGCATACGGAGCGATCGGTTTCGACGGACGCAAGCCGTTCAGCTTTCTCCAGACTCCGGGCGCAAAAGAAGTGGGTGTGGAATTTTACACCCTTTCCAAAACGTACAATATGGCGGGCTGGAGGGTTGGCTTCGCCCTCGGCAATGCGAAGATCATTTCGCTGATCAATCTCATTCAGGACCATTATTATTGCAGCCTGTTCGGAGGCATTCAAGAGGCGGCGGCGACGGCGCTTATCGGACCGCAGCAGTGTGTAGCCGAATTGAACGACAAGTACGAGAGCCGCCGTGAAGCCGTATACGGAGCGCTGTCGGAAATCGGCTGGAAAGCGGCCCGCCCGGGCGGATCGTTCTTCTGCTGGCTGCCCGTGCCGAAGGGCTGGAAATCGGAGCCGTTTGCAGATACGCTGCTTGAGAAAGCCGATGTCGTCGTTGCTCCTGGAGTCGGCTTCGGTAGCCACGGCGAAGGCTACGTGCGGCTCGGGCTGCTCAGCGACGAAGCGCGCCTCGTAGAAGCGGTGCAGCGTATCGGCAGGCTCGGGTTATTCGGCTGA
- a CDS encoding carbon-nitrogen family hydrolase produces the protein MGNENKAAHKLNVALLQMNITAGEPETNFARLQDLLEQAVNAPVKPDVIVFPEMWNTGYALDRIQELADAGGARTKEMMSAFSRKHGVHLVAGSIAEKRGADVFNTIYTFDRQGEEAGQYSKIHLFRLMEEEKFLQAGDTPGKMSLEGAEAGLMICYDIRFPELARRLALDGAKLLFVPAEWPHPRLHHWRTLLTARAIENQMYVIACNRVGTSGDTAFFGHSLIIDPWGEILAEGGEEEAILTAEIDLALVDEVRGRIPVFQDRRPSLY, from the coding sequence ATGGGCAACGAAAATAAAGCCGCGCATAAACTGAATGTCGCGCTGCTGCAAATGAATATAACGGCCGGGGAGCCGGAGACGAATTTTGCCCGGCTGCAGGACTTGCTGGAGCAGGCGGTAAACGCGCCCGTGAAGCCGGACGTAATCGTGTTTCCGGAAATGTGGAACACCGGCTATGCGCTGGACCGGATTCAGGAGCTGGCCGATGCCGGCGGCGCCAGAACGAAAGAAATGATGTCGGCATTCAGCCGCAAGCACGGCGTTCATCTGGTAGCCGGATCCATCGCGGAGAAACGCGGCGCCGACGTGTTCAATACGATCTATACGTTTGACCGTCAAGGCGAGGAAGCCGGGCAGTATTCGAAAATCCACCTGTTCCGGTTAATGGAAGAAGAAAAATTTTTGCAGGCGGGAGACACCCCGGGAAAAATGTCGCTGGAAGGAGCGGAAGCCGGTCTGATGATCTGCTACGACATCCGGTTTCCGGAGCTGGCGCGCAGGCTGGCGCTGGACGGCGCCAAGCTGCTGTTCGTGCCGGCGGAATGGCCGCATCCCCGCCTTCACCACTGGCGCACGCTGCTGACGGCTCGCGCCATCGAGAACCAGATGTACGTCATTGCGTGCAACCGGGTCGGAACGAGCGGCGACACCGCCTTTTTCGGACATTCCCTCATTATCGATCCGTGGGGCGAAATTTTGGCCGAAGGCGGAGAAGAAGAAGCGATTTTGACGGCCGAAATCGATCTGGCGCTTGTCGACGAAGTGCGCGGACGGATTCCGGTCTTTCAGGACCGCCGGCCATCGCTTTATTAG